The following are encoded together in the Oncorhynchus nerka isolate Pitt River linkage group LG23, Oner_Uvic_2.0, whole genome shotgun sequence genome:
- the LOC115106444 gene encoding putative protein PTGES3L isoform X1: MAMLPKNLPRPEECQGAQTLWYDKKKYVAINFMVQNPKDVEVDIQDTYIVLSCKDVDDNNMYNHIYFYDKVMKFDSQVKIYDRSIHILIRKVKENVAWPRLQKDANLKPNWMAVDFENWRDWANEEDEGMAEYEQYVEMIQDIGSKKGAPPAMDDLDDLSD, encoded by the exons ATGGCCATGTTACCAAAAAACCTTCCCAGACCAGAGGAGTG TCAAGGAGCACAGACTCTATGGTATGACAAGAAGAAATATGTGGCCATCAACTTCATGGTGCAAAACCCCAAGGATGTTGAGGTTGATATTCAGGATACCTATATAGTTTTAAG TTGCAAAGACGTTGATGACAACAACATGTACAATCACATTTACTTCTACGACAAAGTAATGAAATTC GACTCTCAAGTGAAAATCTATGATCGCAGTATCCACATCTTGATCAGGAAGGTTAAAGAAAATGTAGCATGGCCTCGCCTTCAGAAAGATGCCAATCTCAAG CCAAATTGGATGGCTGTAGACTTCGAAAACTGGAGAGACTGGGCGAACGAAGAGGATGAGGGAATGGCGGAGTACGAACAATATGTGGAA ATGATTCAGGATATAGGGAGCAAGAAAGGAGCGCCACCTGCGATGGATGATCTTGATGATCTG AGTGATTGA
- the LOC115106444 gene encoding putative protein PTGES3L isoform X2: MAMLPKNLPRPEECQGAQTLWYDKKKYVAINFMVQNPKDVEVDIQDTYIVLSCKDVDDNNMYNHIYFYDKDSQVKIYDRSIHILIRKVKENVAWPRLQKDANLKPNWMAVDFENWRDWANEEDEGMAEYEQYVEMIQDIGSKKGAPPAMDDLDDLSD; this comes from the exons ATGGCCATGTTACCAAAAAACCTTCCCAGACCAGAGGAGTG TCAAGGAGCACAGACTCTATGGTATGACAAGAAGAAATATGTGGCCATCAACTTCATGGTGCAAAACCCCAAGGATGTTGAGGTTGATATTCAGGATACCTATATAGTTTTAAG TTGCAAAGACGTTGATGACAACAACATGTACAATCACATTTACTTCTACGACAAA GACTCTCAAGTGAAAATCTATGATCGCAGTATCCACATCTTGATCAGGAAGGTTAAAGAAAATGTAGCATGGCCTCGCCTTCAGAAAGATGCCAATCTCAAG CCAAATTGGATGGCTGTAGACTTCGAAAACTGGAGAGACTGGGCGAACGAAGAGGATGAGGGAATGGCGGAGTACGAACAATATGTGGAA ATGATTCAGGATATAGGGAGCAAGAAAGGAGCGCCACCTGCGATGGATGATCTTGATGATCTG AGTGATTGA